The region CGGTTCAGGCAGGTTTTGGGGCCAGGGCCTGCATCTGGACAGAGCACCCGAGAAGAAGGAAGACATTTCAGGGCAGGAACACACGAGTGCTGGAGAGGGGCTATGAGCAAGTCAGCTTGGAGGACCTCAGCCATTTTGGGATCTGCAAGGCTGTGCAGGGTCATCCCGGCCACACTGCACTCTCATGGGCCAGGAAGGGCTGACTCCAAACTCCCCCTGAGCTGTGACTGTCCTTCACTAACTGGTCTCCTTTCCCATCTGTGAAGCTCAAGGAGGGGGAGTCTGCCAGCCACCTCTGAGTGCCTGGGGCCCAGCACGGGGTCTGCACATGAGATGTTCAGGAAATATCCTGCTGGGGTGCTGGCAGCCTGGGAATGTGGCCCTACTGATGGAGAGAGCTGGAAATGAAGCTGGGCCGTTTTTAATGAGCTTCAGGGGGCTCGGTATAATATCCAGAACACCTGTTTGGGCGTTAGGAGTGCTGGGCTCCAGCCCTGTGTGTGCGtggtcagtcattcagtcgtgtccaaccctttgcgaccccatggactgtagccctccaagcatctctgttcatgggattctctcagcaagaatactggagtgggttgccattcccttctccagggatcctcctgacccagggattgaacccggctctcctgttttgcaggcagattctttaccgctgggccaccagggaagcccaggctccaGCCCTAACTCTGTCACAAATAAAGAGGTCATGTCCCCTAACGGAGCATGTCCTCTCTTATGTGAAATGAGGGCATTGAACCAGGTGATATCTGAGGGCTTGTCCAGCTCCAGCAACATGGGAATCTCCCTCTTACATTGGATGCTGACCTCTCCCTGGTGACCTGTGGGTCAAGTCCTCCCCACACCACCAGGGGGAGCTCTACATATGCCCCAGGCAAGCAACCCACTAGAAGGGCTGGATAGGTGGGCCTTCATTCACCTGGGGAAGGCTAGTGCTTTTTCAGACACAGGACCCGAGGTGCCCAGCCACCAGGCTCACCACAAGGTTGCCTTGCACCCAAGAGTCATGGCATGGATATTCTGTGTTGAAGGATATCCTCAGCATCTTCAGTCTAAAGCCCCACTTGCTCATTGTTCAGACCTGGTCCCAGAGTAAGGACCATGACCTGCTCCACGCAACATTCCCATGAATATTCCTAGCATTCCTGATCTGCCTAATTTCTGAGGAAGAAAGAGATTCACCAGTAGGATTCCAATCTTTTAATTTGGGAATGACCAGCTTCCTCCTGCACCCTCCCCTTAGACCATAAAGCAGCCTCCCTGGCCGAGCTTCGTCAAATGCCAGACTAGCCCCCACAGACAAGTCCACGTGACTTCTCAGGCCTGGCTCCATCACTGTAGGCTGGGGCAGTAGACAGTAGGCTAGGGAGCTAGTGAATCCAAAGGAGATGAGTCTGTCCCCTGTCCCACTTTCTGGCTGGGCTCAGAAGCCAGGTATCCCCAGGGTCACTGCTGGTCCCCTGTGAAGATGGAGCCAGGTGGGATAGGGCATGGGGGGGTAGCtgggttggggggcagggggcatcTCCTCTCCCCAGAGGATAGGCACTCACCCTGGGCAGCCCTGGGCACCATCTCGGTCCGGTAGATCTTGAAGGCATCGTAGGCAAAGACAGAAACCAGGATGATGCCAAACACCTGTGAGAGCAGGAGGGGGATGCCACAACAAAGGCCAGCGAGCCACTGGACGccagggagagggaggtgggtgaCCCAGGGCAAGGCGTGAGCCAGCCCCTGGGCACTGACTTGAGCTTGGGGGGGGAAAGGCACAGGAAGTGTGCGACCATCAGCCAGAGGTCCCTGGAGGTTGGGGGGAGCCGGAGAATTCTGCGGGTCTGGACTCACAAAAGCAGCAATGGCAGCTCCGTCCCGGGAGGTCACAGCCGCGAAGGAGACCACCAGGAAGATGACGATGGCGCTGACACAGCGGAGGAAGTCCTGGGGGTTGGGGGCGCAGGGTCAAAGAGAAGCAGAGGGCAGGCGGCATCAGCCTGAAGTTTTCCAGGCTAGTCAGCGGCTTGACCCTCAGGTACTGGGAATCCCCACACGGAGATATCCTTGGACACAACATAAGGTGCTtgagagacagaaagcaagagagagcTCACACAGCTCCCCAGGGGAGGGACGCAGATGGATGCAGAGGGACAGGAACCAAGACTAGAAGccaaggggctgggctggggctggaccTGCATCAGGGAGCAGTCTGAAGGATGGGGTCAAAGCCATATTCGACTACAGGACATGGGGGCTGGATTCCTTGCTTACccaggaaaaggagagaggctgGAAGAGGAAAATTCAATGTTGAAAGAAGAAAGGGCCCAGAATGGCGTGGGGGAGGCAGCAAGGGGTGGGGACCCTCACCAGACAGGGCCAGTTCAGCCGATCGAAGCGCTGGTAGTACTGGGTGGCATAGAGGAAGAGGAAGGCTAGTGTGATGAAGAACTCCAGCAGCGCGGCAGCCATGTAGGCAGAGATGGAGGCCGTGAAGCAGATGAAGATGATGAAGGTCAGGGCCTGCAGGGCCAAAGGTGGGAGGTTTACCAGGAAGGGGACACAGGCCCGGACAGGCCTTTGCCTCCCTCTTTTCAGGAAGCTCCCCCAGCCAGCACACCGCCTGCCCTCGGAGGTCTTGCCAACCCTGGTGGCAGGAGCCATGCCCAGGGCCTTTGCCCATCAAGGGCTGACTCCAGCCTCCCACCTCTGCCAGCCCAGGCTCCCCCTGCTCCGGGGCCCCAGTAGCCCCAGCAGTTTAACCAAGTTTCACGGCTCTGGAGAACACCACTCTATGAAATCCAGAAGAGAGTGGGTCCCCCTTTAGCACTGGGAACACCAGCCCCTTGAGTGGTGGGACATCAGCCTGTGCCCCCAGGAGGTACCCCATGCCCCATAATTCCAGGATGCCTAAAACTCCTCTAACAAGGACGAGAGCCCCTGGTTCCATGCCAAGAGGCAAGGATTAGAAGGCAGATGCTCCAGAGTGGATGTGCGTCCCCTCAGCTCTCAAATGTAGGACAAGGTATATGCCGAAGACTCAGGTTTTACACTGAGGTCTTGCTAAGTGAATAAGGGAAGGTACTTTCCTGAGGACAGATGTTCACAAGGAGCAGGCAACAGATAAAGCGGGGCTTCAGAAAGTCTGCCCTTTTGGGTAACTGAACTTCTTGGATATGCCGAGAAGTGGCCATCTAAGGCCCAGGAGGAGGCCGGCTGGTGTCACCGCCGTCCCATCCCATCCCTGTGCCTCACACTCCCTCAGTGTCCCAGAGAGCGGTCCGCTGTCTAGCTTCAATCCTTCCTGAAGACACTGAAAGCTGCTGTTGCCGCTTCCAGGTGGAGCAGCAGCAAGAAGGCAGGCGAGGAGATGTGGGGAGGGTCGCTGGGGCAAGCCGGGTGTCTGAGAGGTGGAGGAGGGAGGCTGCTGAGGAGTGAGCCCtgaggggcctggggctggggggtgaAGCTCTAGGCTGAGGAGGCGGCTGTTACCAGCTCAGTTTCCAGCAGGATGCCTttgagggaggagaggaaggtcTTGTCCACCGCGAAGCCCTCGAGCCCTGCAGCTGCCCCCTCCTCGGGGGGCCGGTCCCGACGACTCCAAGCATTGAACATCTCCACGAGGCCCACCGGGTACGGCCCCCCACTGCCACCAGCCCAGGAAGGAAAACAGGAGGATGGGAACCTGGCAGGACGGGGAAGCAGAGAGGAGCAGGAAAGGCACTGCGAGAAACCTCAGAGTGAAGCGGGCAGGGCTGCCGTGGGGGACCGGAGAGGGCGgccgcggggtggggggggggtggtgcttGCCCAGATACGCCTTCACCCAGCTGCCCAGAGCGCCCTGCTGGTGCCTGCACTGGTCCCCAGGAGGCACTTGGAAGAGGAGGGgcggggaagaggggaggggtcaGCTCTCCTCTTACTTGGAGCCTGACCCCGCCCACCCGCCGAGGGTGGgcgaagggaggaggggagagggggcggACTGCGAAGAAACCGGGAGGAGCTGGGAGGTGAGCCGAGAAATGGGCCAGGCTAGGAGCCCCCGAGAACCCAAGCCAGAGGAAGTTTGCGTCCTCCCTTCCCTAACCTTAACCCTCTTCCTCACCatcctttctcccttttcctttcagGGAGGGTGGGAGCTGGAGCCCGGCCCTGGCAGCACCCCTCAGGACCAAGCTGTAGCAGCCAAAACTGAGGACAAAGGCAGATTGTTGGGGGGACAAGGGGGCGCTGTGTGCCTGCTGCAGTGCCTCAATGGGCCTCTGTTTCTCCAGTATGCCAGGAGGGCAGCCTGACCCCCACCCTGGTGTTTAGGGCTGGGCCAGGGAGCCAGGGaaggggaaggatgaggggacCACAGCGGAAACTCTGGAGGGCAGCAGGTGGGGGCTGACAGTGGGGAGGAAATGGGACCAGGCTGGGAACCACAAGATGCTCAAGCACCAGGGATGCCAAAGACAAATTAGGCCACTTTTAAGTACAGATTATTTATTTGAACAATTCTCTCCCTGCTCAATAACAGCCTCTTCCTTAGCAGCATTCATGTCAAAAGACTAGCAACTCCACCAGGAGGTTTAAGGTTGATGCTCCAAAGCCGATGCTCACTAAGCATTTGATGAATGAAGGAGCGAACAAACTAATGAATTGAAGGGCTCTCCACTGGTGAAGGGAAAAATATCTGAAAGTGCCTGTGCTGCACCAGggcagctgggggtgggagggaagaagagacagacaTAGCAGAGCTTTGAAGACCTTTCCcaggaggaaatgacaggatGCCAGTTTCCAGGGACCATAGACAGCCGCTACTGCCTTGGATTTGCCCTGCATTTCTCAACTACTCCAAAAAGTGCGAAGTGCGGTCCCCCATGGTCCCCCATCCTGTCCCAAGATCCTGCTGCTCCGGGTGGTCCTTTGGAGGGGCTGTGCCTTCGGGTGTCCTGGTTCACCGCAGCAGGTGGCTGTCCAACCAGCTCCAGTGTTTGCCCAGGGACCAGCCATGGTCGGCACAGCTAGGCCATCACACGGGGCCGCACGCACACGCAAGCCAAGGAGACACGGTAGAGCCTGCGTTCCAGGCAGTAGCCATGGTGGGCGCCCTGCTGTCCAGGGCATGGCCGCCGGTAGAAAACGGTCTGGTTGTGGTAGAGCAGCTCTGAGTTTCCCAGGGGGTCCATGTGGGAGCCCGTCTGGAGGCTGACACAGTGTGGACACAGGCAGCGTGCGTGGTACAGATCCTGCGGGAGCCGGTTCAAGTCTCTGTCCAACCTGTGGGGCGGCAAGAGTCAGGTGCTGGAGGGAGGGGCTGGCCAGGAGCAGTGAGGCTCCAGGGTGGAAACGCCAGGGCTGCTGTCAGTCCTGTGGCTTTGCTTCCAGCTCTGGTGCCCACAAGCCAGGTGGCTGTGAACAAGTCACCCCCTCTCCCCTGGGATTTATTCTCCTGAACTGCGAGGGTCGGGGATGGAAGAGTGACTTTCCAAATGGTGCCAGAGCCCTGAGGGGGGTGGGCCAGGTGGGGAGCTCCACTGGGGCCTCTACCAGACCAGCTGTGGTTCCAGTGACCCATATGCTGGGTTCTAGCATCACGTTTCCTTATGTGATTGtcagtatatatgtatttttaaatttttaaagtaaaaattgctCTTATATCCAAGTATAAGAAAGCATGAAGTGAAGGCTGACAGTCTGCCTCCCACCAGCCCCACTCCCCTGAGGGAGCCACTGTCTGCCATGTCCTGCCCATCCTCCAGATTCCAACTGTGCATGTATAATAAGCACATGTCCAGGTGTATTGTAAGACTTATTGACTTATTCTGAAAAGGTTTCATAGCCCCCAGAAGATGTGAAAAGTCAGTGCTCCAAAGGTCTGTGCTCCAGAAGCCCAGTAGGAAACAGCCAATAGGTTGGAAAACCATCCTCCCAACAGACAGGCCTTCGCAAACTGGGGCTCAGCTAGTGTAGCATTTCCCAGAGTGGATTCCCTGACAATGCGCTGTAGCAGAAGGGGTCTGTGGTCATATGATTCTAGGAAGCGTTGAGTTTAATGGGCTCTTCTCTGCAGACTTCTTGCTGTGAATGTGCTGAGCATGCTGAGAACCTCTAAGGGGGTGGGGACTGCAGCAGTTTTCCCCCCACTTACTCGatatcatctctttttttctgaggAACAGCTTTTGCGACACATGTTGCAAAGCACGTGCTTCAGGGAAGACCAGCCCAAGTGGATATCAAGGGTTCACAGTCCAGGTGTCTAGACCCCAGCCAAGTCAGCCGTCTGGTACCCAGCCTCCCCAGAGGGGTTCCCAGCCTCTTTAGATTTAGTCTAGAAGCTAGCCAGCCTACTGAGACCACTTCAAAGCATAGTGGCCTGGAGTCTCCACCTTGGACTTAGTCTCAATCAAAGCTGGCCCCCTCCCTAGCCAATGACCTTCTCCTTTCATCCACAAAGCCAAGGCTAAgccagaaatagacttacagtGGGTGGAAACACAGATACCCCATGAGAATGCGAAACGGGAGGAGAACTATGTTTGGCATCCCTACAGTACTGATTTTTAGTATGTTAATTCACTGTCCCAATTTCAGTACTTTCTACGATTTGTTTACATCATGACATAAATAGAGAATTATAAGATGTGGCAGCACATGGAGAAAGAATAAGACAGGTCCTGATCAAAGACAACCAGCCTGGAGGTCCAGCCCCCCAACTGTCCCCCCAGAGCAGAAAGAGGGTATAATTAGAACCCATTCATGGCTCGAAGCACTAGCATTGGGGATTGGGCTGCTTTGTTCCTATATTGTGCATTATTCCCTGATATTTTTGTTAGAAAAATGCAGCCATTGtaggggaaggaaaaggagaagggagaggaggaggaaagatagaaagggaggaggaggggaagaagtagaggaagaaggagaaaggaagaaaacctaCCTTTTCTGTACTAAGGTTAGATTTTTCAGGGTTTCATATGATCTGCATCATCAGGCTATAGaatttcactttacagatgagaaaacctgaGCTTTGAACCCTTGAGCGATTGGCCCAAGGTCACCAAAAATGTGTCAGGGCTAGACCTTGTCTAACACCCAAACTTGATAACCTCACCGAGGTAAAAGGGAGGCATAGGCTGGAATTGGCTGGAACTCCCCTGGTCCCTCACACACATCCTAACCAGCACATGAGCAAGCGTTTaggagggggcaggggctggCAGACTCACTCATATCTCCAGGGGGCGATGGAACGGCTGTTGAGGGGTCCATCCTTGCTGGAACTGCAGGATTCTGAGTGGTGGGCGAGGCTGGTGGTCTCTGGGGGAGGCATGAGCACACTGTTCCACTTCAGCCACTCCTCAGTGGGGTTCTGTCCTTCGCTGGGGCAGCAGCCGGGCCAGTGGGTGCAACGCCTCTGGGACCCCAaacagagggtgtgggttcccATGACCACTGCCAAGAACGCCATCGCCTGTAGGAAAAGGCCGGTGAGAAAAGTGCTCCCGGCTAATctgcatgccccctcccccagctgtgCTCTGAGATTCTAATTCATGCCCCATCTGGTCCGCAGCCCCAAAGCTGAGAGCTCCCTCCATCCCCAGCcacatctctgctcttgcctcaCTCAGCACCATCCTGGCCAGGCCCCTGCTTACTAACCTGGTACATGCTGCTTGCCAAGCCTCAGTGCCACGCTGGCTGACAGTAAGGCCTTGTGCAAGCTGTTTGACTGGAGCAGTTTGGGAGTCCTGGTTTTATTTTCAGCAAACCTGTTTTGtttattcaaatttatttccaCTACCTTTTGGAGGGTGTgacctgagattaaaaaacaaaacaaaccccccccccaaaaaaaaaaaaacttgaaagtcTTTCCAAAAGCTGCTTTAAATGCTAGTCTCATGGAAGTTGTGATTAACATCGTC is a window of Ovis canadensis isolate MfBH-ARS-UI-01 breed Bighorn chromosome 7, ARS-UI_OviCan_v2, whole genome shotgun sequence DNA encoding:
- the CMTM5 gene encoding CKLF-like MARVEL transmembrane domain-containing protein 5 isoform X1; protein product: MFNAWSRRDRPPEEGAAAGLEGFAVDKTFLSSLKGILLETELALTFIIFICFTASISAYMAAALLEFFITLAFLFLYATQYYQRFDRLNWPCLDFLRCVSAIVIFLVVSFAAVTSRDGAAIAAFVFGIILVSVFAYDAFKIYRTEMVPRAAQVTLGIPGF
- the CMTM5 gene encoding CKLF-like MARVEL transmembrane domain-containing protein 5 isoform X2 — encoded protein: MFNAWSRRDRPPEEGAAAGLEGFAVDKTFLSSLKGILLETELALTFIIFICFTASISAYMAAALLEFFITLAFLFLYATQYYQRFDRLNWPCLDFLRCVSAIVIFLVVSFAAVTSRDGAAIAAFVFGIILVSVFAYDAFKIYRTEMVPRAAQGDQQ
- the IL25 gene encoding interleukin-25 isoform X2, which produces MAFLAVVMGTHTLCLGSQRRCTHWPGCCPSEGQNPTEEWLKWNSVLMPPPETTSLAHHSESCSSSKDGPLNSRSIAPWRYELDRDLNRLPQDLYHARCLCPHCVSLQTGSHMDPLGNSELLYHNQTVFYRRPCPGQQGAHHGYCLERRLYRVSLACVCVRPRVMA
- the IL25 gene encoding interleukin-25 isoform X1; translated protein: MYQAMAFLAVVMGTHTLCLGSQRRCTHWPGCCPSEGQNPTEEWLKWNSVLMPPPETTSLAHHSESCSSSKDGPLNSRSIAPWRYELDRDLNRLPQDLYHARCLCPHCVSLQTGSHMDPLGNSELLYHNQTVFYRRPCPGQQGAHHGYCLERRLYRVSLACVCVRPRVMA